The Antarcticibacterium flavum genome contains the following window.
TATTTGATGGAATATTATCCATTCAAATATGAAAAATTTCTTCCTATTCTTATTCTTCACCGGTATGAGTGCACCTTTTTTTTCTCAAAACCCGGCAATAAGCGGTGATGCTTTTGCCCATACTTACTCTATTGTTGCCCGGGATTCTATTACAGGAGAAATGGCCGTGGGGGTGCAAAGCCACTGGTTCTCTGTAGGCTCCCTGGTATCCTGGGGAAAATCTGGAGTGGGTGTTGTGGCCACACAGTCTTTTGTAAATCCTGCTTATGGCCCCCGTGGACTTGAATTAATGGAAAATGGAAAATCTGCCTCTGCAGCATTAAATGAACTTGTTTCAAAGGATGAGGGAAAGGAATACCGGCAGGTGGCTTTTTTGGATAACAAGGGTAATTCTGCTGCCTTTACCGGGGAGAACTGCGTGGAATCTGCAATGCACCATGCTGCTGAAAATTTCTCGGTACAGGCCAATATGATGTTGAACGATAATGTGATCCCGGCGATGAAAAAAGCTTTTAATGATCATAAGACTTTACCTCTTGCTGAAAGGGTTGTGGAAGTGCTCAAGGCTGCTGAAGCTGCAGGAGGGGATATTCGTGGCAAACAAAGTGCTGCCCTCATTGTAGTTGGGCCTGAAAAGGTGGAGAATTCCTGGGAAGATAAGAAAATAGATCTAAGGGTAGATGACCATGCTCAACCACTCGAGGAACTGGAACGATTACTCAAAGTCGCCAGGGCATATGAATTTATGAATAAAGGAGATGTGGCTATGGAAGAGGAAAATGTGGAAGATGCATTGCTATATTATGGCAAGGCAGAGGAACTTTTCCCGGCAAACCTGGAGATGAGATACTGGAAGGCCATCGCCCTTGCCAACAGCGGAAGGATCGAAGAAGCATTACCTGTATTCAGGGAAATATTTGCTGAAGATGATAACTGGCGGGAAATGACCACCCGCTTACCTGCTTCGGGTTTGTTAAATGTTTCTAAAGAAGACTTAAATCGAATTGTAAAAAAGCCCTAGAAGATTTCTAATTCTTACTTTTATGATTCAGAAGAAATTATAAAAAATATTATTATGCAAATAAGGAAGATAGGTTTGGGAATATTGGCGATATGCGTAATGGGTTTCACATCATGTAAAGATGAAGAGAAGGCCACCGCCACACCACCCCAAAGTGAAGTACAAACAAATCAAAATCCAAAAACAACTGCTGCAGTGAATCCTGCACACGGACAGCCAGGGCATAGATGTGATATCCCTGTGGGAGCACCATTGGACCAGGCTTCAGGAACCCAGGCTATGCAACAACAGCAGCAATCACAAACCATCAATTCGCCCACCAGCTCCCCTGTGAGAGTTAATAATTCTACAGCAACACCAACAAAGAATCCTCCCCATGGGCAGCCGGGACATGACTGTACTATTCCTGTAGGGGCAGATCTTACCAGTAATTAAGATGCAGGTTTTTTCCTTATAGGGAAGAAATTAAAAATATAAAAAAATCCGTGGAAGCTATCTCCCACGGATTTTCTCTTTTATAGATCAAATTAAATTAATCCAATCCTCCTCTGCGGGTTGCGTCCCTTGGCTCCGGCCAGGTCATTTGCTCTCCTGTTCTTGGATTATTAGGAAGATTGATACGTTCTCTTGAACTTCTCTCAGGGTCCTCACTTGCCATATAGGTAAGGATGGCGGTAAGGATCACATTGTCCCTTACATCATCCCACACGATCTTGTCATAAGTATCAAGATTGGTATGCCAGGTATAGTTCCAATAATCCCAGCTTAAAGAACTTAAACTGAATGCGGGAGCTCCTGCAGCTACAAAAGATGCATAATCTGATCCCCCACGGCCCGGTGACCCGGGGAAGTTGGTTTCAATTTCTCCTTTGATATCATTTGGTACGGGCTCAAGCCATCTGGTTAAATAATCATAGGCGTGAAGGAAACCACCGCCAGAAAGGTTTACCACTCTACCGGTACCGTTGTCCTGATTGAATAAGGCCTGGAGGTTGTCCACAACCTCGGGGTTATCCTTCACATAAGCCCGGGAACCGTTAAGCCCCTGCTCTTCACTGCCCCAATGACCTGCAATGATGGTTCTTTTTGGGTTAGGGTACAACTTTTTAAGAATTCGCATAGCTTCCATCATCACCAATGTTCCCGTACCATTATCTGTAGCACCGGTAGCTCCATCCCAGGAATCAAAGTGGGCAGAGAGGATAATGTATTCGTTTGGAAGCTCGCTCCCGGGAATAGTTGCTATGGTATTAAATGCCGGTACAGCACCCAGTTCTTTGGATTCTGCAGTTATTCTTAGCTTTGGTTTCTTTCCAGATTCAGCCAGGCGATATACCATTCCATAGTCTTCCAGGGATAGATCTACTGTAGGGATCTTCTTTGTAGAAGCAGAAAAGATCTTGTTAGCTCCAAAACCTCTTGACCAGTTAAGCGTAATAATACCTACAGCGCCGGCTCTTTCAAGGGCCTGTGGCAAATCCCTTCCAAATCCTGTATTGCCTAATCTTTCTCTCCAGGCCTTCATTTGCTCTTCGCGTTCTTCTTTCATTTTCTCAAATGATTCCTCCTTTGCCCATTCTTCCCAATTATAATCTGGTCGTCCCGTTGGTTGTGGCATAGAGATCATTACCAGTTTACCTTTTACCTGCGGCAACATTCTTTGAAAGGCAGCAGAGTCTGCCGCCTGTGGCAACACAATTACCTCTGCCTCCACCGGCTTTCTTCCCGTTGATGGGCTCCAGGCCAGTTGCATCCCTGAAAGGCTACGTACCCTTGGCTCAATCATATCTATATGGGTGATCCCGCGCTGCCAGCCACGCCATTCTCCCCACTGCTCATTCTCTGCCTCTATCCCCCACTCTTTATAAGTGTTTACCGCCCAGTCATGAGCATTTTTCATTTCTGGGGTACCTACTAAACGCGGCCCAATGAGATCAAGTAATTCGTGTCCCAGGTGTTCTAATTGTGAATTTTCACTGGCTTCTTTGATAATGTTATCTACTACCTCATTCTGTTGCTGGGCAAAAAGAACTGTTGTAGATAAAAAAGAAAGGTACATAGTACCTGCAATTTGTTTTTCATACTAATTAAATTCTAAAATGTTTATAAGATCCTCAAATATAACATTCCTTTATAAATTTCAGCACTCCTAAATTCCGGTTATAGAGAGTTTCTTCAGAAGAGTATAAAAAAAGGCTGCCCGGTTAAGAGCAGCCCAATAGAAATTTGGTGAGATTTAAATTATCGCCAAACCATTCCGCTTAAAACAACAGTATACTCCATGGCTTCAGCATCATAATTAATACTGTACCTGGTAGGGTAATAATATCTTGTTCTTTCAAAACTCTGTGGTTGATGAATATTGTATTCTATACTTGTTTTTTCACTCAAATAATCCAGGGTGACCATAGGTTCATAGAATATAAAGCTTCCATCATAAGAACCCATAATGAAGGTTTGATCGAAGACTTCCCCATTCAATTCTCCTGCTTCAAGGCTGGACCAGTGTTTACCCATCATAGGAATAAAACCGGGTCCCGGCACATAAGTAGCAGGAATGAACTCTGGTGCAGGAAGGATGTCGGCGAGAATAGCATCTGTAATTTGTGCCTTTTCCTCTTCAGAGATCATATAGAAATGCAGGTCCAAATGAGGTAAATCGTAGACACCCGGTGGTTCGTGACCCATGGGCATGAAACCTATATCAATGTGGTCAAAAACGATCCCCTCTGCCTCGGCAGGTAAGGGCAGGGTAATTTCATACATCATCTGCGGCAGTCCTGAAAGAGCAGATTCAGTAAACTTTAAAGCAATCGCGTGAAGGTCACCATCACTGTCAAGCTGCACCATAGACCAGGCGGTCCCATCACCAAAGGGCTGGACAGGCCCGTAATAAGTAACCGGCGCATCACTACGCGTAAAGAAATCATTGGAATCAACACCGGAACAACCTTCACGGAAGTGGAAATAATCCACGGCGCCTTCACCGGAAAACAGGCTTCTTACATCTTCATCTGTAATAACCCCCTGGCGAATAACACTCTCTGTAATTGTTCCATAGGCATCAGAATTTAGCAGGGTGATCTCGACATAATATTCGTCCAAACCTTCAGAATCTGGCAGGGCGACACATACTGGAGTACCCGCATAATCCCCGGCATCATTTAGCGCTACGGTATTGGTGAGATTTGAATATAATTGAGCTCCCATCTGGCCATTTTCATAGCTCCAAATATCCAGGCTAAAAGCTGCTGGGTAGTGCCTGCCGGTCTCATCACAATAATTTCCGAATACACACCATTCTATGGCAATCCCGGGCACCAGGTCAAAGAATAAATATCCATATTCATTCACCATACGATCATCAAAACAAAGTACCGGTACATCCACATACTTTTTCACTCCTGCCCGTAAATCTATAGCTATGGGCAAGGGAGTATTCACAAAATTCGCAAGAGGGCTTCCTGCCATGGGTGTTACCCAGGTAGCATTGCCGCTACCATCATAAACCACGAAATAGTCCAGAGAGTAAATTCCCGGCTCCAGTTCCAGCTCTGCCGCTTCCTCAGTAAAAAGCTGCCCTGCCACAAGGTCTATCCTAAAAGGATCTCCGGGAGAACCAACGACATTCCCTTCTGCATTGGAAAGGATGATCTCAACATACACCACAGCTTCATTGGAACAAGCCGGTATCTCTGTAACCGCTTGTTTGGAAGCAGACCTGTTACCGGACAGGTCTTCCAGTAAGGCGTTAAAGGAAATTGTAGCTTTTTCAGGATTAATATTCCTATTGGACTGTACATCATCACTGCTACAAGAAGTGAAGATCAATGACAACATCGCCATCCAGGCGACACCTAAATACAATTTTTTCATAATAAATAGTGGTTGAATAATTAGTAAATTAATCTCTTTGGAACTCGAAGCCCAATAATGGGGGACTCAAAGGAGCAGGAATGTCGGGAATGACCACTTCCTGCAGGTGATCTAATTTATAACCTTTTGAAATCTAATTCATTAGGGGATTCCCTGTAAAATATTTAACCTCTTGTATTTAGGTAATAGTCCTTATCAAAAAACTATTTTACTATCTTGCCTACAGCAACTCCTTAGGGAGTAGCAACACTTTAAAAGAAATAAAGAAAATTTTATATGGATGTAAGCTTTGTAAGAAAAAAGTTTCCTGCACTGGAAAGGGATTTTATATTTATGGACAACGCGGGAGGATCCCAAATTCTTGGCAGCAGTATAGATTACATAAATGAATATTATAAAAATTATAATGTACAGCTGGGGGCTTCTTATAAGGTCTCTGCAACTGCAGGGGAAAAACTTGAGCAGGCTACAAAACAGGTGGCAGGCTTTATAAATTCCCCCGGCCATAAGGAAGTGGTAATGGGACCTTCCACTTCTATGTTACTGCGTATACTTAGCTTGTCACTAAGTGCTGAATGGCAGGAGGGAGATGAAGTTATTGTAACCAATACAGACCATGAAGCAAATGTTTCCTGCTGGACAGACCTGGAACAGCAGGGAATCAAAATAAAGATATGGAAAGCAAATCAAGATGATTTTGAACTTAAAATAGAGGAGCTTGAGAATTTATTATCCTCCAGGACCCGCCTGGTTGCTGTAACTCATTGTTCCAATATTCTTGGCAGTATTAATCCTATTAAAAAAATAACAGGAGTGGTCCATAATGCCGGGGCCCTTATTTGCGTTGACGGGGTGGCGTATGCCCCACATAGAAAAGTGGATGTACAGGAGCTGGGGGTGGATTTTTACATCTTTAGCTGGTACAAATTATATGGTCCCCACCTTGCGGTGATGTACGGAAAAATTGACCTGTTTACCAAAATGAAGGGCATTAATCATTATTTTTTTAAACCTGATGATGTCCCCTATAAATTCCAGCCGGGGAATTATAATTTTGAGCTTACCTACTCCCTTAAAGGAGTAACTGAATATTTTACAAAATTCCATGATTACCATTACCCCGATGATGAGAGTGATGTTGACGAAAGAAAAAAGCAGGCCGGGAGCTTTGAACTTATTGCCTCTTATGAAGAGCAACTTGCTGCCCCGTTACTGGAGTACCTCGCCTCTGTACCGGATGTGAAAATAATTGGCGAGCCCACTGCCGATTCTAAAAAAAGGGTTCCCACCATCTCATTCATCCATAAAGATTTTTCCAGCAGGGAGATCGTGGAAAGAACAGACCCTTATAACATAGGAATTCGATTTGGGGATTTTTATGCTAAAAAACTGGTTGCCGACTTTGATCTTTTGCAGTATGAAGGGGTTGTGAGAGTGAGCCTGGTACATTATAATACCATAGAGGAAGTGAAGAAATTAATTGAAGTATTCAAAAGAATATTCTCCAATGCATAAGTCCTTTTTGCTGGTAGCAGCCCTTAGCCTTATTTCCTGTGAGGAGGAATCCACGCCTCATAAATATGAGGTACAGTATTATGGTGCTATGAAAAATATGATGATGGAAGGTGACCTTACAGCAACTGCGACTCTAACAGAGTTTGAAGCCGTAGAAAACCTTTATGCCCTTGGAGCTATGGAAGATCTAAAAGGAGAAATACAAATATTCAACAGCAAGGCAATGAATTCCATCGTCCAAAATGACAGTGTGAAAATTGATACTTCTTATGATTATAAATCGGCTTTATTTGTCTTTGCACAGGTACCTTCATGGAAAAGAGTAAATATTCCAGATACAGTTACTACGGCCCAGTCCCTGGAAAATTTTATAGCCCGGGCTGCAGGAGAAAATGAGCAGGATATGGAGGAACCATTTCCCTTCCTCCTGGAGGGGGAGGTTAGCTCCCTCGAATGGCATGTTATAGACTGGAAAGAAGGGGACAGCATTCATACACCCCAAAAACATAGAGAATCGGGATTACAGGGAACCTTGAGTGAAGAACAAGTAGCGGTAGTTGGTTTCTATTCCCGCTCCCATCACAGGATCTTCACGCATCACTCTTCCAATGTACATATGCATTTTAAAAATGAAGATGAAAGCCTTGCAGGACATATCGACGAGCTGTCACCTAAAAAAATGACCCTCCTGCTTCCCGGGGCTCCCTAAAGATCTTTAGACATTACAATCTTCCCACCCTTTGCAAGAATATTCTTTTTGGCATTTTCGAAATCCTCCTCATCCAGTGCACGGGTGGCATCTTCAATGAGAATAGTCTCAAAACCCTCCTGCAAAGCATCCAGGATTGAGAAATAAACACAATACTCTGCCGCGAGTCCGCAAAAATAGATTTCAGTACTTCCTTTTTCCTTAAGATAACCGCCCAGTCCTGTTGATTTGAGGTGGGCATTATCATAAAAGCCGCTGTAGCTATCAATATCGGGGTTTGTTCCCTTTCTAAAAATGGCTTCGACACGGGACATTTCCAGGTTGGGATGGAAATTTGCTCCTATGGTTTCCTGCACACAATGTACCGGCCATAACACCTGCTCCTGCCCTTTCCATTGAATTTTTTCAAATTCTTTCTTGCCGGGATGACTTTCAGCAAA
Protein-coding sequences here:
- a CDS encoding M20/M25/M40 family metallo-hydrolase is translated as MYLSFLSTTVLFAQQQNEVVDNIIKEASENSQLEHLGHELLDLIGPRLVGTPEMKNAHDWAVNTYKEWGIEAENEQWGEWRGWQRGITHIDMIEPRVRSLSGMQLAWSPSTGRKPVEAEVIVLPQAADSAAFQRMLPQVKGKLVMISMPQPTGRPDYNWEEWAKEESFEKMKEEREEQMKAWRERLGNTGFGRDLPQALERAGAVGIITLNWSRGFGANKIFSASTKKIPTVDLSLEDYGMVYRLAESGKKPKLRITAESKELGAVPAFNTIATIPGSELPNEYIILSAHFDSWDGATGATDNGTGTLVMMEAMRILKKLYPNPKRTIIAGHWGSEEQGLNGSRAYVKDNPEVVDNLQALFNQDNGTGRVVNLSGGGFLHAYDYLTRWLEPVPNDIKGEIETNFPGSPGRGGSDYASFVAAGAPAFSLSSLSWDYWNYTWHTNLDTYDKIVWDDVRDNVILTAILTYMASEDPERSSRERINLPNNPRTGEQMTWPEPRDATRRGGLD
- a CDS encoding acetolactate decarboxylase; protein product: MHKSFLLVAALSLISCEEESTPHKYEVQYYGAMKNMMMEGDLTATATLTEFEAVENLYALGAMEDLKGEIQIFNSKAMNSIVQNDSVKIDTSYDYKSALFVFAQVPSWKRVNIPDTVTTAQSLENFIARAAGENEQDMEEPFPFLLEGEVSSLEWHVIDWKEGDSIHTPQKHRESGLQGTLSEEQVAVVGFYSRSHHRIFTHHSSNVHMHFKNEDESLAGHIDELSPKKMTLLLPGAP
- the pncA gene encoding bifunctional nicotinamidase/pyrazinamidase; this translates as MKTLIIIDVQNDFIPGGALAVPGGDEIVEVINRLQEKFELIIATQDWHPQGHSSFAESHPGKKEFEKIQWKGQEQVLWPVHCVQETIGANFHPNLEMSRVEAIFRKGTNPDIDSYSGFYDNAHLKSTGLGGYLKEKGSTEIYFCGLAAEYCVYFSILDALQEGFETILIEDATRALDEEDFENAKKNILAKGGKIVMSKDL
- a CDS encoding DUF1028 domain-containing protein, yielding MKNFFLFLFFTGMSAPFFSQNPAISGDAFAHTYSIVARDSITGEMAVGVQSHWFSVGSLVSWGKSGVGVVATQSFVNPAYGPRGLELMENGKSASAALNELVSKDEGKEYRQVAFLDNKGNSAAFTGENCVESAMHHAAENFSVQANMMLNDNVIPAMKKAFNDHKTLPLAERVVEVLKAAEAAGGDIRGKQSAALIVVGPEKVENSWEDKKIDLRVDDHAQPLEELERLLKVARAYEFMNKGDVAMEEENVEDALLYYGKAEELFPANLEMRYWKAIALANSGRIEEALPVFREIFAEDDNWREMTTRLPASGLLNVSKEDLNRIVKKP
- a CDS encoding DUF5602 domain-containing protein gives rise to the protein MKKLYLGVAWMAMLSLIFTSCSSDDVQSNRNINPEKATISFNALLEDLSGNRSASKQAVTEIPACSNEAVVYVEIILSNAEGNVVGSPGDPFRIDLVAGQLFTEEAAELELEPGIYSLDYFVVYDGSGNATWVTPMAGSPLANFVNTPLPIAIDLRAGVKKYVDVPVLCFDDRMVNEYGYLFFDLVPGIAIEWCVFGNYCDETGRHYPAAFSLDIWSYENGQMGAQLYSNLTNTVALNDAGDYAGTPVCVALPDSEGLDEYYVEITLLNSDAYGTITESVIRQGVITDEDVRSLFSGEGAVDYFHFREGCSGVDSNDFFTRSDAPVTYYGPVQPFGDGTAWSMVQLDSDGDLHAIALKFTESALSGLPQMMYEITLPLPAEAEGIVFDHIDIGFMPMGHEPPGVYDLPHLDLHFYMISEEEKAQITDAILADILPAPEFIPATYVPGPGFIPMMGKHWSSLEAGELNGEVFDQTFIMGSYDGSFIFYEPMVTLDYLSEKTSIEYNIHQPQSFERTRYYYPTRYSINYDAEAMEYTVVLSGMVWR
- a CDS encoding cysteine desulfurase-like protein, whose protein sequence is MDVSFVRKKFPALERDFIFMDNAGGSQILGSSIDYINEYYKNYNVQLGASYKVSATAGEKLEQATKQVAGFINSPGHKEVVMGPSTSMLLRILSLSLSAEWQEGDEVIVTNTDHEANVSCWTDLEQQGIKIKIWKANQDDFELKIEELENLLSSRTRLVAVTHCSNILGSINPIKKITGVVHNAGALICVDGVAYAPHRKVDVQELGVDFYIFSWYKLYGPHLAVMYGKIDLFTKMKGINHYFFKPDDVPYKFQPGNYNFELTYSLKGVTEYFTKFHDYHYPDDESDVDERKKQAGSFELIASYEEQLAAPLLEYLASVPDVKIIGEPTADSKKRVPTISFIHKDFSSREIVERTDPYNIGIRFGDFYAKKLVADFDLLQYEGVVRVSLVHYNTIEEVKKLIEVFKRIFSNA